One Molothrus ater isolate BHLD 08-10-18 breed brown headed cowbird chromosome 14, BPBGC_Mater_1.1, whole genome shotgun sequence DNA segment encodes these proteins:
- the C1GALT1C1 gene encoding C1GALT1-specific chaperone 1, with the protein MISESSSFIKGVVLGGVFCMLVTLLGHIKVGHGTKAHHHEHHHIQAPNKEDVLNLSEGERVELSKNINVYCIILVKPKDLGHWAAARETWSKHCDKAEFYSSEKVKVFDSVAVNTNDMWAMMRKAYKITYERYKDQFSWFFLAYPTTFAIIENLKYFLLKKDPFQPFYIGHTVKSGDLEYVDGEGGIVLSIESLRRLSRVLEDPDKCPEQGGMIWKLAEDKQLAICLKYGGVFAENAEDSEGKDVFNTKSVGALIKEAMSTHPQQVVDGCCSDMAITFSGLAPNHMHVMMYGVYRLRPYGHSYSDALVFLPPPSSDND; encoded by the coding sequence ATGATTTCTGAAAGCAGCTCCTTCATCAAGGGTGTGGTGCTTGGAGGAGTCTTCTGCATGTTGGTTACGCTCCTCGGACACATTAAGGTGGGCCATGGGACCAAAGCACATCACCACGAGCATCATCACATCCAGGCTCCCAACAAGGAAGATGTCTTAAACCTCTCAGAAGGGGAACGTGTGGAGCTTAGTAAAAACATCAATGTTTACTGTATCATCCTTGTCAAACCAAAAGATCTGGGGCACTGGGCTGCAGCAAGGGAGACCTGGAGCAAGCACTGTGACAAGGCAGAATTCTACAGCTCGGAAAAGGTCAAAGTGTTCGATTCTGTGGCCGTCAACACAAACGATATGTGGGCGATGATGCGGAAAGCTTACAAGATCACGTACGAACGCTATAAGGATCAATTCAGCTGGTTCTTCCTTGCATATCCAACAACATTTGCTATAATTGAAAATCTCAAGTATTTCTTACTGAAAAAAGACCCCTTTCAGCCTTTTTACATAGGCCACACTGTGAAATCTGGTGACCTTGAGTATGTAGATGGCGAGGGAGGGATCGTCTTAAGCATTGAGTCGCTAAGACGACTCTCCCGTGTTCTTGAAGACCCTGAcaagtgcccagagcagggaggtaTGATCTGGAAACTGGCAGAGGACAAACAGCTGGCAATCTGCCTGAAGTACGGCGGCGTGTTTGCCGAAAACGCTGAAGATTCCGAAGGGAAAGACGTCTTCAACACTAAATCCGTGGGGGCCCTCATCAAGGAGGCCATGTCCACGCACCCGCAGCAGGTGGTGGACGGCTGCTGCTCCGACATGGCCATCACCTTCAGCGGGCTGGCCCCCAACCACATGCACGTGATGATGTACGGCGTGTACCGGCTCCGGCCCTACGGCCACTCCTACAGCGATGCCCTGGTCTTCCTGCCCCCTCCAAGCTCAGACAATGACTGA